Within Quercus lobata isolate SW786 chromosome 5, ValleyOak3.0 Primary Assembly, whole genome shotgun sequence, the genomic segment AAactaaagcttttttttttctatacatcACGTGGGTCACTCTGTGGCTGTGTGATAAGTTTAGaaagagaaatattaaaaatactaaatactTGATTGAATAATGACTAGAAATAAAAGGGTGAGGAGGTAACACCTTGACAGTAAGTGAAGCTACTTTTTCAATATGTGATTTCTGTTTTGTCTTCTATCACTGCCAcaagaaaacgaaattttaggaagaaaaagaaatagagtgAGAGCTTGACACAAATCTGAAAGGTTTTTAAGAGCCAAACCTGAAGGGAGAAAGATCAGAACCATAACAAATTTCAAGTTGCTACAGAAAATTTAAATGGGGAGAATGGCAGAGTTTCTAGCAATGAGTATAAAATCTAAGGTTTGAGACTGATTTTTTGTTGGGtcttgtttttagtttttctttattgagttgttgagagagaaagaaatatttttttgtttgtgttttgggagACTGAGTTGTATGCTCAAATCAAAACTCCCACATAGAGATCGAACCATCAAGAGCACAGCTCatgaagagattttttttttctttattttttctttgatatagaTGAGAGATTATCAATTCTCCTGCATagctcacaaaattttttttttttttatgctttttctttgataaaaaaattatttatatgcattaattaatatttgaagcttaattaatatttttacacataaagagataattttattagtttaaatttagGGGCCTTGTTTcacttgggggccttaggcaattgcaTCCACTGCATCTAGGGTAGAGTCGGCCCTGCTTCATACTTTCGAGGTAAAGTTGTTAATTCCATTCTTCGGTTCATCTATTAGAATAGAAAATTTCAGTATCAGTTTATTTCAATATACCATTTAGGAATTatagctataaaaaaaatatttattattgttattattccTAAGTATTCATCACATAGTATTATagaatatcaaaattattaattcaaaatCATTTGATATGCATTCTTAATATCATCTTacatatttatcaaaaaatatatatcatcttACATAACATCTCATATATGAGATTATgagtaaattaaaataaaaaaaaaaagtcttattaattaaaaaaaaaaaatcatgtgattttagtaaatgaaaaaaaaaccacacacattcttaatgaaaataataataaaattccatAAGTAAAATAATGGAAAGAATGGGTTTaggaaacaaaataataatttatttatttacatttcagCCATAATTTAATGGAATAGTCTGAAATGAACTAGAATTTCAAATGAGATTGAATAGAGAGGTCATTCGTTTCTATTATCTGACTGGAACAGAATTTTTTAATCATTCCGAACAGAACAAAACACaattaattacattattttgaattattagATAGGCATGTGGGGCGATATgagtaaaatatttgtttacaAGAGGAACAAATTAGTTTAGGAGAAGGATCATTAACGATAAGATGATGAACAGATTAGTGAAAGATCATTCTTGCTAGTGCATTAGCGCATGCATTGGTTAGATTTCCAGTAGAGATGAGATGATGAAGGTGGTGGTAATGAACCACATGCAGTTAATTATCAATGCTGaaataattatcaaatattaaatatatatttttctaataatttaaatCTTAGGAGAACTGATAATTTATCatgatatattataaattttgaaaaatttgataatttatcCACCATCAATATTAGAAAGGTTAGGGGTGGAGGAAGCGGATAGCCTTCGTTGACTTTTCAAAATCCATCATccctcttttatatatatattaattaagtaACTTTAGATATAAATTTACCATAAATTTTTAGTAGAGTTTGTGGtgtacttttattttaaaatttaaaaatctgtCTTCCTCTACcatatgtgtatatgtgtatttgtttctcaaaaaataaaatacatcaatttAAATAATGACCCCCTAGATTTTTACTAAATACATGTAGTGATGTAACACATTTATTTAGATGACTAATGTATCATTTTTTACCTCTACCTACTGGTATATCATAAATAACTCATTAATTCAAAGTGTATTTAATGCatttcataaaaatagaaaattttatacattttttttatacaagataaaaattttactatagcctaatctaagtgcatatatgtgtgaaacttccTCCTAAAGACTTGAATTCcgacccttgccccccacattttacaaacacttatacttatacCATAATAGCATATTATTCTTATATTCTTATTATTCTCCACAAGCATATTATTTTGATCTAATTATTCTTATACCATAATAGCATATCatagaaatatataagtaaatcttttataaaaattaaaaatattatttattttttttttaatttttcatttagaaaATTAGAGACATGGgcattttgttttcccttttaaaagaaacaataaatgTTGATTTTATGGTTAggagttaaaaatattttagcttttattaatattaaataatatactTTGTTATATGtaagaaaataacatttttaaaaaaaaattatgttacaCATTTTCTGTGTAGGTATttctatgaatttaatttttatatatatatttaacttcGCCACTTAATATGTTACCCAAGTTATTACTAGTTTTTGACACTTGAGAGGGtagaaataaaatcaataagCAACCTTTGAAAAcgaatattaaatttaaatagcATTGAACATGCCACAAAATAACGAGAGGCCAAGAAATGTAACtaaaacaacagtttttagtatttaaacaatattttacatattttcatacactttttcacctatacgtatttctaaaaaatacaaacaacattactagaacaacattaccaaacaccATCGTATTTTCTATTAGTTTCTTAGTTTATGTggtaattataaataaaataaaggtataattacagtaaacccacctgtaATATGGCCcgttttcactttgcctacccgtggtttaatCATTTACACTTTGCCTACTTGAACTTCAATCCATTTGCTCTCCGTTACCCACCTCACCCTCAGatgttagaaaaacacatttttaatacaaatcaaaacataacacgaatcaaaaacacaaactattgaatttttttctcacgAGCCCTAGAAACATGAAAACcccctttcttcttctccagATCCTAAGAAATTGAAATTCACACTCAGTCCCCTCATATGCATCTTATTCTTATTCCTTAACTTCCCACCGCCACACTATTTCAGCAAAAGACAACTTTGGACTATTTGCTAATGTACTACACTATTTGCTTGTTTGCATGTCCACTGGAGATCAATCCTTCGAAACAGCTAGAACAAGCTTTGTATTTCTTATACTATGTGGACTAGGTTAGATAGATCATAAATGAGGCCCTCTAGATATCTCCCAGCACTGCAATGACGACATTCCCAAGCCCCTTTTATCCTCTAGCAATGTCCCTGTCTCCCACTCTAACGATTTTCTCAGTTTCCAAGTCGCATTTTTCTCTAGCGGCATCGGACTCTTCAACCGAACCACTGAGTCCGAGATATCTCTCTCCTTTGACCCctcatatatcaaaaacaccaCCTCCCACGGCATTCACAAGGTCAAAGCCACCTTGTACATTTGAGACCCATGGAAGTACTCTATTTTCAGTCGGCGACGTTTGGGAAGTATTAGTTATTGAAAAGATGATTCGGTGTTTTGGTTAATGGGTATTGGTCAGAATTTTCTGGGAAGCTCTATATGGTCGGATCAGGGAAGAGTTATGTTGGTTCGTTTAGTTCAAAATACCCAGATTTTGTTCTTAAGcttaattattcaaaaaataatagcaTTTATGGTAGTTTGATCGGTGGAACATTAGAATGTTTGCATATGAAAAATGATTATAATTACTTTGAACCAATTGTGATATCAAGGTTGTCTCAGAATTTCTAGGGCCGGTGAGAAAAAAGTTTCaatagtttgtgttttttattcaTGTTATGTTCtgatttgtattaaaaatgtgtttttctagcGTCTGAAAATGAGGTGGGTAATGGAGAGCAAACAGATTGAAGTTCAGGtagataaaatataaatgattaaaTCACAGGTAGACAAAGTGAAAATAAATCATACTGTAGATGAGTTCATTGTAATtattcctaaaataaaataaataatattggGATAATGATGGTTAATTTGGATCCTGCTCATCCCCACGTTAGCTTTGCTTCGCTCATCTAATCCGAGTGGAGGTTTAAATGATTTGATGTGACCATTCAAAGCAATGATAACCAacccctttctttttttggagcgTTTCTTTCCAATTTCCATGGCTTCCGTGGAGAGAATTAgtaacatttttatttgtttttagagAAGGGTAAAATGATTGTGACATAGTAACAGTCGTTGAATGCAAAATAAACTATAGGAGTAGAAACTAGAAACAGCTACATGTATAAGGGTCCAAAGTAATTTTCCCTACTACTTGCTAGGTAACTGATACACGAGCCAAATCATATATAACCCTAAATTAATTACATCGTCAATCATTCATCATAAATTTGAAGAATGTGCCGTAAACTTGAAGGTCAGAAAGTTTTATTTACCATATTACGAGTACATGAACTTATGAGATATGTCAAACTAGAAGCGAAATAATCTGACCAAATATTAGTACATAATCTCtttatccaaagaaaaaaagacaatacaaccacaaccacaaccacaagaCAAATATTGTGTTGTGCTTGACCAAAATAACTGCCATATAACTGGAATAAACTAGATAGAACCATAGGCTTCCGAATCCGTAGTGACGTGTGGTTTCCTGGTGCGCTTCTTTTTGTCATAGCCAATCCCTCTAGCCTTAGCCTGAGCATCCCTGACTTCCCTAAGGTACAGCCTCACAGCTCTTACGCCAAAGGGGTTAGTCTCAGGCTGCCCACCGTTCTCTTCAAAGGCAGCACGAAGGCGACCTATGAGAGCATCAAGGCTACCCCAAGCTTGTTTCAATGGACATGGACATGGTGCTGGTGGGTTTGGGTGCCCAAAAAAAGGGCAGCTCTCAGTGTGGACTTTGGTCTTGCCGAACTGGTCGAGGTAGCGTAGGAATTCGAGGACATGGGCACCACTGCACCGTGAGAGAGTCAGTGGTGGACGGTGGTTCTTCAGGTACTGACCAAAGGTGTTCCAGTCTCGCCGCTTCTGGGACTCATAGCGACTCATTACTGGAGGTACCACTAAACCTAAttggtggtggttttggtggTTTTGGGTCGCAGAGGTTGaactgttgttgttgttgttgttgttgtagcgGCTCAGAGAGGCTGCGGCTGCTGCTGCCGCCACAGCTGCTGCCATGTTAATTTGGtgattgtttttggttttgtggtttgtGTATATGTTAATGTTATATATGCTCTTTGTGGAATGTTTGATTTATTGTGCTTGCAAGTGGTTGTATGAAGAGGTAGCTTGAGAAAGGAAAACTGTGATTAGAGAAACAAagatataagagagagagagagagagagagagatgtatgGTGTAAAAGAGAGGTGAAAGGAGATATAAATAAAGAAGGAAGGAAGAGAAGGGGAATTGGGTAGGTCTTAGCAGGAATGGAGGGTGTAGGACTGTAGCGTGGTGGTGAAAGGAGATAGATAGGAAGGTGACAAAAGAGGGacccatgaatgtgagaggccACATCGGGTGAGTGATGATTCTTTGAATAATATCACTCCAAAACgtcatatcaaaattttcaccTGCTTATCTCTTTCTGCTATTATGAGCTTTCACCCTGTCTTTCTTCTGTCTAAACTCTTTTggcatcttttgttttttgatgaATATAACTCTTTTGGCATCTTGCTAGTACTCTTTATGTTATTGCTCTAAAGAAGACGGTTATGAGTTAACTTGACAATTTTAGCATGTAGATTGGACATAAAGAGATAACTCATTTGTAACCTTATTGGAATTCCTCGTAAtgctttttttatatatataaaaaaaaaccccctTATTGGAATTCTATATTTTGGATCAgggattttataaaaaaaaataaataaataatagaaaaatggaaataaaatatatttaagtaatgaaaagaaaaataaaataaaataatggaacaaaattaagtaattttgttttaatattttaaaataaagaaatgaaaaataatgaaatgtAACAATAttactgtggggcccaacaattcgtggaccaggcccatttatccttagagcgtccgaaagcccaatccgaggagagctgtggcccaagctctacaacgcagagtacaaaacaatttttgggaagcagccgaggacagtttagtcctcggcagatccataatcccaccagaataaaggggcaaaactggtatagggacgaattagtaaggaaatccagaatatcttggggaagttatccatactacccttctagataaggcccgacgcctgacagagccgtactctgcagctttatcaaaccatccccaacaattccgggattggactgatgggacaaatgtcagtgttcgtaaagattgaccctacacgtggacgaagggcaatgaatgcaagctagtataaaataaggaagtaagtagatCTGAGGGAGGCCCTTTTTTCGACctccgaaaaaagagagacgacatgggaaaacatctcaggaacaccgaacttcatggaagaaagtccgtcgttgggcaaccgagagaagacctcaacaggtcctcggatcaactctgaggagctccatcccacggggtacgacgcctcagggcttaaatgttcataccCAATCCTCTTTTTCTACGtagattcctctaaagccatgaccggacaacgccacttgaccaacggctagcttttcaagcccactctctacaaatcatattgtgagggatctttcgtacgcgagcccaacatccttattgggccgccagagaattgtgtccttacaattggcgccgtctgtgggaaagcttgcgcgttggcgcaggtggcggtggagtcagctctctagcaagcagaaatttccgGGATTTCCCCCGTCTCCGGCGgcatatagttgttgctccgacgtaagccTCTGCTAGGGGCTGcgcctcgcagtgctaagggcgcgggcgtctctaggggcttccggcctcaggCCAACTATCCCCGCCTTGGTGAAGGGGctggtggttgaaaaataaaacaaataaaagaaatcttataagttttggacagaaccaaggccttgcatggtccacggactcaagcctatggggaaaccaagtacataaaagaaatcttacaagttttggacagaaccaaggccttgcatggtccacggactcaagcctatggggaaaccaagtacataaaagaaatcttacaagttttggacagaaccaaggccttgcatggtcctcggactcaagcctatggggaaaccaagtacataaaagaaatcttacaagttttggacagaaccaaggccttgcatggtcctcggactcaagcctatgggaaaccaagtacataaaagaaatcttacaagtttggacagaaccaaggccttgcatggtccacggactcaagcctatggggaaaccaagtacataaaagaaatcttacaagttttggacagaaccaaggccttgcatggtcctcggactcaagcctatggggaaaccaagtacataaaagaaatcttataagttttggacagaaccaaggccttgcatggtcctcggactcaagcctatggggaaaccaagtacataaaagaaatcttataagttttggacagaaccaaggccttgcatggtcctcggactcaagcctatggggaaaccaagtacataaagaaatcttacaagttttggacagaaccaaggccttgcatggtcctcggactcaagcctatggggaaaccaagtacataaagaaatcttataagttttggacagaaccaaggccttgcatggtccacggactcaagcctatggggaaaccaagtacataaaagaaatcttacaagttttggacagaaccaaggccttgcatggtcctcggactcaagcctatgggaaaaccaagtacataaaagaaatcttacaagttttggacagaaccaaggccttgcatggtcctcaggggaaaccaagtGGTTGGACAGAactatggtcctcggactcaagcccaagtacataaaagaaatcttacaagttttggacagaaccaaggccttgcatggtccacggactcaagcctatgggaaaccaagtacagaaatcttataagttttggacagaaccaaggccttgcatggtcctcggactcaagcctatggggaaaccaagtacataaaagaaatcttacaagttttggacagaaccaaggccttgcatggtcctcggactcaagcctatggggaaaccaagtacacaaaataaaaactgttactagagcattaaaatccatccgaagaggaCTTCTcattaacagttgggtcagtctttaattgcacgggttccccggtctacccgcAGATCCCCAGTGCCAAAGGGGCTAATACGATACGGCACAGTATGTTGTCCCAAGGGCACAATCCAAGTCCATCGCTGCTCGGCTACTCTCTCGGATattcgtctagcgtgcatcacgcagcgctcagcagctatctcggttagttccataaattcaatctattgaggattatcattgttatacttgataatatttgcgagtttaaactaataagggtttgtattaaagtgttcttccgtccagaatattgttaaaggcatgtttagacttaatattcagacccaaagtggttgttgcaaaaaaaaaataacatatgcataaagaaataaacacatcttttattaagacaaaagaacagtacagtgtacaataaaagctgaaaccagcttacattagagttaactgcgtaagcaaaagaaaagcacaaaagagtaaagatgatgccgaggagatatctcaggggagaggttggctactgttccaagatgtcgtctaaggaaactattcctcgacgcttctacatgcccataactcaggcagccaaagaacctgacctcagactaacaccatctacagcaaagatgcagggagccggcagttgggaagcccccgcagaagtttgcctgctacaaggcagacggcgctgatggtggaaattccttcttcgggcatgccaaaaatctggcatgaccagaacctgcttcggattttgactaaaagaaggagaaacatcctttcccctctctcgaattgagatattctcttgagtctacgcctccttggcctgtacctcactatctggagtctcaggaagacacagcgcttttgtggcggagagagctcctttgccccaatcctcgcctcaaacatgatgtactaagagaggagactgaagaattcgtgtgaaagtaaagcaaccttctctcctatttatttaaaagaagaggtgatggcatttaattcacgcagcgtcccaaggaacgctacagacaaaatgtctccggctcgatttccaatgccgtctgcaaccctgagattaaaggagcctcgtaaaggcgcacctcgaatactgggacgccaaaaagtaccgcgtgaccaaagctacggaaatgcctctaaaactgtgggcctaataaattcgcggcccaggcccgttctgcatggaagcccacggactatggcccacaccaaggaataaccattaccgaggacaacttcctgctcggcaacctatgagacacctgaggaaagacaggtgcaaaaagaaaaggggagggaataaagttttggacagaaccaaggccttgtatggtcctcggactcaagcctatggggaaaccaagtacaaaaaaattattattattaaagttttggacagaaccaaggccttgtatggtcctcggactcaagcctatggggaaaccaagtacaaaacattattattattaaagttttggacagaaccaaggccttgtatggtcctcggactcaagcctatggggaaaccaagtacaaaacattattattattaaagttttggaaaggaccaaggccttgtatggtcctcggactcaagcctatggggaaaccaagtacaaaacattattattattaaagttttggacagaaccaaggccttgtatggtcctcggactcaagcctatggggaaaccaagtacaaaacattattattattaaagttttggacagaaccaaggccttgcatggtcctcggacccaagccaggggggtaagtattactttttattggtctgccttatCATGCCAGGCACttccattaaagttatggcaacatctttttattattaagtattttggtcttagtcgtcattgatttagatgctatatgattgtgccgagcggcgcttacaaatttataaaaaacaaagagaccgaacatgcaaagtgaaatagaaaccagttttattaatatgaaaaattattacaatatacAAAGAGAGGCGgaacagatcttaagtctgcgccacccttgccctgaccgaaccatttcaagttttgtcaggatatggtgttttgaggaggagtgtgtttccttcatcattcgttatggagGACGTGTACGGATATGATGTATAACAAACAGGCTAAGCAGACGCTAAAAGAGGCTACgggtttcaaatctcagaaggaaggggaggagtctgtacgaaagtgattgcctcctgcttgccttcttataggaagaacCAAACAGAGGGAATTAAACGCATtcaaagtttccaaaagaatctgaagaaaaagaggCGTCCATTCCgcttccccaccttatcagatgagccgccggacataaatgagcctcgtaaaggggatttACTAAAGGCGTGTCTGGGATAGTCAATCGGCAGGAgcagatcacgagcagattaaacggacTCCCTTGAAAAACGGCTAACTTCGTGGACAGGcggaaaaccgctcacataaatgcggggtcaaattaaatgggccatattgagggcccgggtttgccaaaaccctcctttccaacccggaa encodes:
- the LOC115992977 gene encoding protein LIGHT-DEPENDENT SHORT HYPOCOTYLS 4-like, producing the protein MAAAVAAAAAAASLSRYNNNNNNNSSTSATQNHQNHHQLGLVVPPVMSRYESQKRRDWNTFGQYLKNHRPPLTLSRCSGAHVLEFLRYLDQFGKTKVHTESCPFFGHPNPPAPCPCPLKQAWGSLDALIGRLRAAFEENGGQPETNPFGVRAVRLYLREVRDAQAKARGIGYDKKKRTRKPHVTTDSEAYGSI